A genomic segment from Salvia splendens isolate huo1 chromosome 13, SspV2, whole genome shotgun sequence encodes:
- the LOC121762030 gene encoding psbP-like protein 1, chloroplastic isoform X1 gives MVSLLTLPSTNHVWPSSSSQLGLYRHGPFRRSISFVVRSAHLPSTSAPPCEDRSGRRELLALGVTVAPWLFLSQQAATFAAETKKGFLPVTDKKDGYTFVYPFGWQEVVVEGQDKVFKDVIEPLESVSVNIIPTAKQDIRDFGPPQEVGETLIRKVLASPTQKTKLIEASEHDVEGKAYYTFEFLAQAPNYTRHALTTVCIGNGRFYTVTTGANERRWDKMKERLKTVVDSFQIFNV, from the exons ATGGTGTCTCTGCTAACATTGCCTTCAACCAATCATGTGTGGCCTAGTTCATCCTCTCAG CTAGGTCTGTATAGGCACGGTCCGTTTCGAAGGAGTATTTCCTTCGTTGTGAGGTCTGCTCATTTGCCTTCGACTTCAGCTCCTCCATGCGAAG ATAGATCTGGAAGACGGGAACTCCTGGCCTTGGGGGTGACAGTTGCCCCTTGGTTATTCCTGTCTCAGCAGGCAGCAACAT TTGCTGCAGAAACAAAGAAGGGATTTCTCCCCGTCACTGATAAGAAAGACGGATATACTTTCGTGTATCCCTTCGGGTGGCAG GAGGTTGTTGTTGAAGGACAAGACAAGGTCTTCAAAGATGTTATCGAGCCTCTTGAAAGCGTCAGTGTAAATATAATCCCCACAGCCAAACAAGACATTCGTGACTTTGGCCCCCCACAGGAG GTTGGCGAAACTCTAATTCGGAAGGTCTTGGCTTCTCCTACTCAAAAAACAAAGCTGATTGAGGCATCAGAg CACGACGTGGAGGGGAAAGCATATTACACATTCGAGTTCCTTGCACAAGCTCCAAACTACACCCGTCATGCTTTGACTACAGTCTGCATTGGCAATG GGAGGTTCTACACAGTGACAACGGGAGCGAACGAGAGGAGATGGGATAAGATGAAAGAGAGACTGAAAACTGTGGTAGATTCATTCCAGATTTTCAATGTCTGA
- the LOC121762028 gene encoding LOW QUALITY PROTEIN: pentatricopeptide repeat-containing protein PNM1, mitochondrial-like (The sequence of the model RefSeq protein was modified relative to this genomic sequence to represent the inferred CDS: inserted 2 bases in 2 codons) yields MRKLSPLHLRKLLLRCFSTSPXLLTRHPLPAPRCPPPEFVPSNAFSAGRRHWFFPIRNFSSQTGNPSATANSVNLNPEKSESDEDAVAKLFSDELQKNPDSEPLPLQKRLDLSFSHVRISPAMLLSTLNLSPDAGRMALDFLKWAKSRPGFEPSDEVYSHFVAYFGRRKDFKATHEVLVDGLGVAGVKSLEALIDRMVRAGMPSQTVALFERMEKDYGFVRDMDSLKLIVSGLCNHGYASYAEKLVKGLANEFFPDEYICDALIEGWCVDGKLDEAKRLLGEMQRGGFEIGTYAYNAILECVCTLCRKKDPFRLDSESRNVLVEMERNGVPCDVETFNVLITNYCKIRKTSVALELFSSMGMRGCYPNEATFLVLIKGLYQAARXGEGDEMIDRMKSAGFGDALDTKAYYEFLKILCGIERVDHAMNVFAMMKEDGRKPGIKSYDLLMGKLCAHGRLDKANALYKEAESSGLAVQPKAYKVDPRFVKKKDTAVKKEKKRETLPEKMARKRRRLKQIRLSFVKKPKKMRRRAC; encoded by the exons ATGCGGAAGCTCTCGCCTTTACACCTGCGCAAACTGCTCCTCCGCTGCTTCTCCACCTCCC ATCTCCTCACCCGCCACCCCCTCCCGGCCCCTCGATGTCCGCCTCCGGAATTTGTCCCTTCAAACGCCTTCTCCGCCGGCCGACGCCACTGGTTTTTTCCCATCAGAAATTTCTCCTCACAAACAGGAAACCCATCCGCAACCGCAAATTCTGTCAATCTAAACCCTGAAAAATCCGAAAGCGATGAAGACGCAGTCGCTAAATTGTTTTCCGACGAGCTCCAGAAAAACCCAGATTCAGAACCCCTCCCTCTTCAAAAAAGACTTGATCTTTCATTCTCCCACGTCCGGATTAGCCCTGCAATGCTCCTCTCCACACTCAATTTGTCCCCTGACGCGGGCCGTATGGCGCTAGATTTCCTCAAATGGGCGAAATCAAGGCCAGGATTTGAGCCTAGTGATGAGGTTTACTCTCATTTCGTTGCGTATTTTGGGAGGAGAAAGGATTTCAAAGCTACCCACGAAGTTCTTGTGGATGGCCTTGGAGTCGCTGGGGTTAAGTCTCTTGAAGCCCTAATTGATCGAATGGTTCGTGCAGGTATGCCCTCCCAAACCGTTGCATTGTTTGAGAGGATGGAGAAAGACTATGGGTTTGTGAGGGATATGGATTCATTGAAGCTGATTGTGTCTGGTCTCTGCAACCATGGCTACGCTAGCTATGCCGAAAAATTGGTTAAGGGTTTGGCAAATGAGTTCTTTCCCGATGAGTATATATGCGATGCATTGATCGAAGGCTGGTGCGTGGATGGGAAGCTGGATGAAGCCAAGAGATTGCTCGGTGAGATGCAGAGGGGCGGATTCGAGATAGGTACTTACGCTTACAATGCGATTTTAGAATGTGTTTGCACGCTTTGTAGGAAGAAGGATCCTTTTAGGCTCGATAGCGAGTCAAGAAACGTGCTGGTTGAGATGGAGAGGAACGGTGTTCCTTGCGATGTGGAGACGTTTAATGTTCTTATTACTAATTACTGCAAGATTAGGAAGACCTCAGTTGCATTAGAACTGTTCTCTAGTATGGGGATGCGGGGGTGTTACCCTAATGAGGCTACGTTCCTTGTGTTGATCAAGGGCTTGTATCAGGCTGCCA TTGGGGAAGGGGATGAGATGATTGATAGGATGAAGTCCGCTGGGTTTGGGGATGCTCTGGATACCAAGGCTTATTACGAGTTCTTGAAGATTCTATGTGGGATCGAGAGGGTTGATCATGCTATGAATGTTTTTGCAATGATGAAGGAGGATGGACGCAAGCCGGGTATTAAGAGTTACGACTTGTTGATGGGGAAGCTGTGTGCTCATGGACGTCTTGATAAGGCTAATGCTCTTTATAAGGAAGCTGAGAGCAGCGGGCTGGCTGTGCAGCCAAAGGCATACAAGGTTGATCCGagatttgtgaagaagaaggatacTGCGGTGAAGAAGGAAAAGAAGAGGGAGACACTTCCTGAGAAGATGGCAAGGAAGAGGAGACGGCTTAAACAGATTAGATTGAGTTTTGTGAAGAAGCCAAAGAAGATGAGGCGGCGTGCTTGTTAA
- the LOC121762030 gene encoding psbP-like protein 1, chloroplastic isoform X2, with translation MVSLLTLPSTNHVWPSSSSQLGLYRHGPFRRSISFVVRSAHLPSTSAPPCEVAAETKKGFLPVTDKKDGYTFVYPFGWQEVVVEGQDKVFKDVIEPLESVSVNIIPTAKQDIRDFGPPQEVGETLIRKVLASPTQKTKLIEASEHDVEGKAYYTFEFLAQAPNYTRHALTTVCIGNGRFYTVTTGANERRWDKMKERLKTVVDSFQIFNV, from the exons ATGGTGTCTCTGCTAACATTGCCTTCAACCAATCATGTGTGGCCTAGTTCATCCTCTCAG CTAGGTCTGTATAGGCACGGTCCGTTTCGAAGGAGTATTTCCTTCGTTGTGAGGTCTGCTCATTTGCCTTCGACTTCAGCTCCTCCATGCGAAG TTGCTGCAGAAACAAAGAAGGGATTTCTCCCCGTCACTGATAAGAAAGACGGATATACTTTCGTGTATCCCTTCGGGTGGCAG GAGGTTGTTGTTGAAGGACAAGACAAGGTCTTCAAAGATGTTATCGAGCCTCTTGAAAGCGTCAGTGTAAATATAATCCCCACAGCCAAACAAGACATTCGTGACTTTGGCCCCCCACAGGAG GTTGGCGAAACTCTAATTCGGAAGGTCTTGGCTTCTCCTACTCAAAAAACAAAGCTGATTGAGGCATCAGAg CACGACGTGGAGGGGAAAGCATATTACACATTCGAGTTCCTTGCACAAGCTCCAAACTACACCCGTCATGCTTTGACTACAGTCTGCATTGGCAATG GGAGGTTCTACACAGTGACAACGGGAGCGAACGAGAGGAGATGGGATAAGATGAAAGAGAGACTGAAAACTGTGGTAGATTCATTCCAGATTTTCAATGTCTGA